A window of Tautonia plasticadhaerens contains these coding sequences:
- the rpoC gene encoding DNA-directed RNA polymerase subunit beta', with protein MSMGESAYDRINDYGAVKIGLASPYDIRSWSFGEVKKPETINYRTYRPEKDGLFCERIFGPEKDWECACGKYRGMKYKGMICDRCGVKVTHSRVRRKRMGHIELAAPVVHIWFFKAMPSRLGTLLDMRTTSLERIIYFQDYVVVDPGDTPLKERQLLTEEEFRKYRADYGDTFEAEMGAEAVRKLLLRLDLVELSKILRQELVETNSRQKIKDLTKRLKVVESLRDSDNRPEWMVLEAIPVIPPDLRPLVLLDSGNFATSDLNDLYRRIINRNNRLKKLVDLNAPEVIIRNEKRMLQQAVDALFDNNRCKRPVLGSSNRPLKSLTDMIKGKQGRFRENLLGKRVDYSARSVIVVGPELKLHQCGLPKKIALELFQPFIIRRLKELGHADTIKSAKKMLERRTEEVWDILEEVIQNHPVLLNRAPTLHRMGIQAFEPVLVEGNAIRIHPLVCRGFNADFDGDQMAVHLPLSIEAQVEAMTLMMSTNNIFSPANGSPIISPSQDIVMGCYYLTVHRPGEPGEYRKEDGGREFGVYAAPTEVFQAFSQRKVGKHAMIRMRLPAHKSLRGDGEKEFTPGMVISTTVGRVIFNDMLPPKMPYYNTALGQKQLQGIIADCYQMLGRRETIGLLDNMKEIGFRESTRSGLSFATDDLKTPLNKQKILDDAEKEVVKNNKLYQRGIITELERYNKVLDAWTHARELITQQMMADLKSDERDGEVYLNPIYLMADSGARGGVEQIRQLAGMRGLMAKPSGKIIETPIKANFREGLSVLEYFSSTHGARKGLADTALKTADSGYLTRKLADVAQNVVITMRDCGTTQGITKGTVYKGSSEKVEVAISQMVRGRVSRVNIVNPITDEIVVRESEMITVAGAKKLEEMQVEKIQVRSPLTCEAPLGVCQLCYGMDLATGQLVEQGMAVGIIAAQSIGEPGTQLTMRTFHIGGTATTGIEEKELRAKRDGVVKLVGINVVVNDEGQKIALSRNGEIQLLDAKGRELEKYDVPDGSVMMVEDGQEAARGTILCEWDPHNIPILAEVGGKVRFEDIIEGETLRIEQDPRTGHNRSAIMEHKGDLHPQIILEDGEGKILDFYYIPERAGIEVQEGQQIKAGSVLAKTPREARRTMDITGGLPRITELFEARRPKEPAVIAEVDGKVEILEEKRRGKRVIIVRNESGVEREHQVPHGKYMKVHTGSRVRAGEPLVEGPLVPHDILRISGEEAVQRYLLREIQNVYRAQRVEIDDKHLEITVSQMLRKVKIESVGDTNLLPGSVIDKFEFRRTNQEMLGCVKVKDPGDTDFRTGDIVPRDTFEAENGRVEENGGSKAEWVRPKPAAASTQLLGITKAAVQSESFISAASFQETTKVLTEAALAGKVDYLVGLKENVILGHLVPAGTGFKLHQEAEVRIRPEALEALAEKGPSYARYRDEAPAAPAE; from the coding sequence GTGAGCATGGGCGAGAGTGCCTACGATCGTATCAACGATTACGGTGCCGTCAAGATCGGGCTCGCCTCCCCGTACGACATCCGCAGCTGGTCGTTCGGCGAGGTGAAGAAGCCCGAGACGATCAACTATCGGACCTACCGCCCCGAGAAGGACGGGCTCTTCTGCGAGCGCATCTTCGGCCCCGAGAAGGACTGGGAGTGCGCCTGCGGCAAGTACCGGGGCATGAAGTACAAGGGGATGATCTGCGACCGCTGCGGCGTCAAGGTCACCCACTCCCGGGTCCGCCGCAAGCGGATGGGCCACATCGAGCTGGCCGCGCCGGTGGTCCACATCTGGTTCTTCAAGGCCATGCCCAGCCGCCTGGGCACCCTGCTGGACATGCGGACGACCAGCCTGGAGCGGATCATCTACTTCCAGGACTACGTCGTCGTCGACCCCGGCGACACCCCCCTCAAGGAGCGGCAGCTGCTCACCGAGGAGGAGTTCCGGAAGTACCGCGCCGACTACGGCGACACCTTCGAGGCCGAGATGGGGGCCGAGGCCGTCCGCAAGCTGCTGCTGCGGCTGGACCTCGTCGAGCTCTCCAAGATCCTCCGCCAGGAGCTGGTCGAGACCAACAGCCGGCAGAAGATCAAGGACCTGACCAAGCGGCTCAAGGTGGTCGAGAGCCTGAGGGACTCCGACAACCGGCCCGAGTGGATGGTCCTGGAGGCGATCCCGGTCATCCCGCCGGACCTCCGCCCGCTGGTGCTGCTGGATAGCGGCAACTTCGCCACCAGCGACCTGAACGACCTGTACCGCCGGATCATCAACCGCAACAACCGGCTCAAGAAGCTGGTGGACCTGAACGCCCCCGAGGTGATCATCCGCAACGAGAAGCGGATGCTCCAGCAGGCCGTCGACGCGCTGTTCGACAACAACCGGTGCAAGCGGCCGGTGCTGGGGTCGAGCAACCGCCCGCTCAAGTCGCTCACCGACATGATCAAGGGCAAGCAGGGCCGCTTCCGGGAGAACCTGCTGGGCAAGCGCGTCGATTACTCGGCGCGGTCGGTGATCGTGGTCGGCCCGGAGCTGAAGCTGCACCAGTGCGGCCTGCCGAAGAAGATCGCGCTGGAGCTGTTCCAGCCGTTCATCATCCGGAGGCTCAAGGAGCTGGGCCACGCCGACACGATCAAGTCGGCCAAGAAGATGCTGGAGCGGCGCACGGAGGAGGTCTGGGACATCCTCGAGGAGGTGATCCAGAACCACCCGGTGCTGCTGAACCGGGCGCCGACGCTGCACCGGATGGGCATCCAGGCGTTCGAGCCGGTGCTCGTCGAGGGCAACGCCATCCGCATCCACCCGCTGGTCTGCCGCGGCTTCAACGCCGACTTCGACGGCGACCAGATGGCGGTGCACCTGCCGCTGTCGATCGAGGCGCAGGTCGAGGCGATGACGCTGATGATGTCGACCAACAACATCTTCAGCCCCGCCAACGGCAGCCCGATCATCAGCCCGTCGCAGGACATCGTCATGGGCTGCTACTACCTGACGGTGCACCGCCCCGGCGAGCCGGGCGAGTACCGCAAGGAGGACGGCGGCCGGGAGTTCGGCGTCTACGCCGCGCCGACCGAGGTCTTCCAGGCCTTCAGCCAGCGGAAGGTCGGCAAGCACGCGATGATCCGGATGCGGCTGCCGGCGCACAAGTCCCTGCGGGGCGACGGCGAGAAGGAGTTCACCCCCGGCATGGTGATCAGCACCACCGTCGGCCGGGTGATCTTCAACGACATGCTGCCGCCGAAGATGCCCTACTACAACACCGCGCTGGGCCAGAAGCAGCTGCAGGGGATCATCGCCGACTGCTACCAGATGCTCGGCCGCCGGGAGACGATCGGGCTGCTGGACAACATGAAGGAGATCGGCTTCCGGGAGTCGACCCGCTCGGGCCTCTCCTTCGCGACCGACGACCTGAAGACGCCGCTGAACAAGCAGAAGATCCTCGACGACGCCGAGAAGGAGGTCGTCAAGAACAACAAGCTCTACCAGCGCGGGATCATCACCGAACTGGAGCGGTACAACAAGGTGCTCGACGCCTGGACGCACGCCCGGGAGCTGATCACCCAGCAGATGATGGCCGACCTCAAGAGCGACGAGCGCGACGGCGAGGTGTACCTCAACCCGATCTACCTGATGGCCGACTCCGGCGCCCGGGGCGGCGTCGAGCAGATCCGCCAGCTCGCCGGCATGCGAGGCCTGATGGCCAAGCCCTCGGGCAAGATCATCGAGACGCCGATCAAGGCCAACTTCCGCGAGGGGTTGAGCGTCCTCGAATACTTCTCCTCCACCCACGGCGCCCGGAAGGGCCTGGCCGACACGGCCTTGAAGACGGCCGACTCGGGCTACCTGACCCGGAAGCTGGCCGACGTGGCGCAGAACGTCGTCATCACGATGAGGGACTGCGGCACCACCCAGGGCATCACCAAGGGGACCGTCTACAAGGGGTCCTCGGAGAAGGTCGAGGTGGCCATCAGCCAGATGGTCCGGGGCCGGGTGAGCCGGGTGAACATCGTCAACCCCATCACCGACGAGATCGTCGTCCGCGAGAGCGAGATGATCACCGTCGCCGGGGCCAAGAAGCTCGAGGAGATGCAGGTCGAGAAGATCCAGGTCCGCAGCCCGCTGACGTGCGAGGCGCCGCTGGGCGTCTGCCAGCTCTGCTACGGCATGGACCTGGCCACCGGCCAGCTCGTCGAGCAGGGGATGGCCGTCGGCATCATCGCCGCGCAGTCGATCGGCGAGCCGGGCACGCAGCTGACGATGCGGACCTTCCACATCGGCGGCACCGCCACCACCGGCATCGAGGAGAAGGAGCTGCGGGCCAAGCGGGACGGCGTCGTCAAGCTCGTCGGCATCAACGTCGTCGTCAACGACGAGGGGCAGAAGATCGCCCTGTCCCGCAACGGCGAGATCCAGCTGCTCGACGCCAAGGGCCGGGAGCTGGAGAAGTACGACGTGCCGGACGGCTCGGTCATGATGGTCGAGGACGGCCAGGAGGCCGCCCGGGGCACGATCCTCTGCGAGTGGGACCCGCACAACATCCCGATCCTCGCCGAGGTGGGCGGCAAGGTCCGCTTCGAGGACATCATCGAGGGCGAGACGCTCCGCATCGAGCAGGACCCGCGCACCGGCCACAACCGCTCCGCCATCATGGAGCACAAGGGGGACCTGCACCCGCAGATCATCCTCGAGGACGGCGAGGGGAAGATCCTCGACTTCTACTACATCCCCGAGCGGGCCGGCATCGAGGTCCAGGAGGGCCAGCAGATCAAGGCCGGCTCCGTGCTGGCCAAGACGCCCCGGGAGGCCCGCCGGACGATGGACATCACCGGCGGCCTGCCCCGGATCACCGAGCTGTTCGAGGCCCGACGCCCGAAGGAGCCGGCCGTCATCGCCGAGGTCGACGGCAAGGTCGAGATCCTCGAGGAGAAGCGGCGCGGCAAGCGCGTGATCATCGTCCGCAACGAATCGGGCGTCGAGCGCGAGCACCAGGTGCCGCACGGCAAGTACATGAAGGTGCACACCGGCAGCCGGGTCCGCGCCGGCGAGCCCTTGGTCGAGGGGCCGCTCGTGCCGCACGACATCCTCCGGATCTCCGGCGAGGAGGCCGTGCAGCGCTACCTGCTCCGGGAGATCCAGAACGTCTACCGGGCCCAGCGGGTGGAGATCGACGACAAGCACCTGGAGATCACCGTCTCCCAGATGCTCCGCAAGGTGAAGATCGAGTCGGTCGGCGACACGAACCTGCTGCCCGGCTCGGTGATCGACAAGTTCGAGTTCCGCCGGACCAATCAGGAGATGCTCGGCTGCGTCAAGGTCAAGGACCCCGGCGACACCGACTTCCGGACCGGCGACATCGTCCCCCGGGACACCTTCGAGGCCGAGAACGGCCGGGTCGAGGAGAACGGCGGCAGCAAGGCCGAGTGGGTCCGCCCCAAGCCGGCCGCCGCCAGCACGCAGCTGCTGGGCATCACCAAGGCCGCGGTGCAGTCCGAGAGCTTCATCTCGGCCGCCAGCTTCCAGGAGACGACCAAGGTGCTCACCGAGGCCGCCCTGGCGGGCAAGGTGGACTACCTCGTCGGCCTGAAGGAGAACGTGATCCTCGGCCACCTCGTCCCCGCCGGCACCGGCTTCAAGCTCCACCAGGAGGCCGAGGTCCGCATCCGCCCCGAGGCCCTCGAGGCCCTCGCCGAGAAGGGCCCCAGCTACGCCCGGTACCGGGACGAGGCCCCGGCCGCCCCGGCCGAGTGA
- a CDS encoding Uma2 family endonuclease produces MASTTETIRLSPADHGRRMTLEEFRDAEETPGYRFELARGVVEVVEVPNDDHGYVVCNIYDALAAYRRAYPGRILRYGGASEFRLWLPTMVSGRNPDAAVVVSGTAKGARGRRPPSLAFEVVSPGAEARERDYRTKREEYLAYGLREYWIVDPVERRVVVLIREGDSWIERPFAEGQAAEGLVLPGFRVDVAELLTLPEGDEAGEEAPGA; encoded by the coding sequence ATGGCCTCGACGACCGAAACGATCCGCCTCAGCCCGGCCGACCACGGACGCCGGATGACGCTGGAGGAGTTCCGAGACGCGGAGGAGACGCCGGGATATCGGTTCGAACTCGCCCGAGGAGTCGTCGAGGTGGTCGAAGTCCCGAACGACGATCATGGGTATGTGGTCTGCAACATCTACGATGCTCTCGCTGCCTATCGTCGAGCATATCCCGGCCGCATCCTCCGCTACGGCGGGGCCTCGGAGTTCCGCCTCTGGCTGCCGACGATGGTCTCGGGCCGCAACCCGGATGCTGCCGTCGTCGTCTCCGGGACCGCAAAGGGGGCGAGAGGTCGTCGGCCGCCGTCGCTCGCGTTCGAGGTCGTCTCTCCCGGGGCCGAGGCCCGGGAGCGGGACTATCGGACCAAGCGGGAGGAATACCTTGCCTACGGCCTCCGGGAATACTGGATCGTCGACCCGGTCGAGCGCCGGGTCGTCGTCCTGATCCGCGAGGGCGACTCTTGGATCGAGCGCCCGTTCGCCGAGGGGCAGGCGGCCGAGGGCCTGGTGCTGCCCGGCTTCCGGGTCGACGTGGCCGAACTGCTGACCCTGCCGGAGGGGGACGAGGCCGGGGAGGAGGCCCCCGGGGCGTGA
- a CDS encoding glycosyltransferase family 4 protein, whose protein sequence is MTRHALAQLERLIARPGVRLTAVSGRIGEPDGLASWEALGDRPDPPRRRELPVSTRTALRIWRLVPWPPLELWTGRVDWIYCPSEYYVPRRRARRAVTSHDVLQDIRYGSPSRRELLGHALGTADRVLSVSRFNTEQLLERFPECKGRVSTVPNAADDLYFEPPTGAERRAARGDAGLRPGAPYLLSVANFQERKNLPRLVRAAGRLPEVASGDLALVLVGEGAEPQAEAIRSAIASIGPKATVVMPGYRQGSKLRALYAEATALVFPSTCESFGIPTVEAMAQSCPVALADSTALPEIAGEAGWYFDPERDDALTAALRDLLDRDAERDRRVALGRSVASKFRWDQANDALMAALRDEG, encoded by the coding sequence GTGACCCGCCACGCCCTCGCCCAGCTCGAGCGGCTGATCGCCCGCCCCGGGGTCCGCCTGACGGCCGTCTCCGGCCGGATCGGCGAGCCCGACGGCCTGGCCTCGTGGGAAGCCCTGGGAGACCGGCCCGATCCCCCCCGCCGCCGGGAGCTTCCCGTCTCCACCCGCACGGCGCTCCGGATCTGGAGGCTCGTCCCCTGGCCGCCCCTGGAGCTCTGGACCGGCCGGGTCGACTGGATCTACTGCCCGTCCGAGTACTACGTGCCCCGCCGCCGGGCCCGGCGGGCCGTCACCAGCCATGACGTCTTGCAGGACATCCGCTACGGCTCGCCGAGCCGCCGGGAGCTGCTCGGCCACGCGCTGGGGACCGCCGACCGGGTCCTCTCGGTCTCCCGGTTCAACACCGAGCAGCTGCTCGAACGCTTCCCCGAGTGCAAGGGCCGGGTGTCGACCGTGCCCAACGCCGCCGACGACCTGTACTTCGAGCCCCCGACGGGCGCCGAGCGCCGGGCCGCCCGGGGAGACGCCGGCCTCCGGCCCGGTGCGCCCTACCTGCTCTCGGTGGCCAACTTCCAGGAGCGGAAGAACCTGCCCCGGCTGGTCCGGGCCGCCGGCCGGCTGCCGGAGGTGGCCTCGGGGGACCTCGCGCTGGTCCTGGTCGGCGAGGGGGCCGAGCCCCAGGCCGAGGCCATCCGATCGGCCATCGCCTCGATCGGCCCGAAGGCGACGGTCGTGATGCCGGGCTACCGCCAGGGCTCGAAGCTGCGGGCCCTCTACGCCGAGGCGACCGCGCTGGTCTTCCCCTCCACCTGCGAGAGCTTCGGCATCCCCACCGTCGAGGCGATGGCCCAGTCCTGCCCCGTCGCCCTGGCCGACTCGACCGCCCTGCCCGAGATCGCCGGGGAGGCCGGCTGGTACTTCGACCCCGAGCGGGACGACGCCCTCACCGCCGCCCTGCGCGACCTGCTCGACCGCGACGCCGAGCGCGACCGCCGCGTCGCCCTCGGCCGGTCCGTCGCCTCGAAGTTCCGCTGGGACCAGGCCAACGACGCCCTGATGGCCGCCCTCCGGGACGAGGGCTGA
- a CDS encoding DUF11 domain-containing protein — protein MGRNRSARKAGARGARPGVERCEDRRLMATFVVATAADGGDDAAPTAGSLREAILLANASPGEDRIAFAIGSGPQTIAPPTPLPALTDPVVVDGSTQPGFAGSPLIELNGANIAGFAQGLRISTGQSTIRSLVINRFSADGLSLAGDGNLVVGNFIGTDRTGMVDFGNGDDGIEILSRNNTIGGTSPGDANVISGNDGDGIFLVTGSQPANNVIQGNRIGTDPGGTQALGNGANGLALFGSQNIVGGTGAGQANAIAFNGRAGVVVGSFFSNEQGNAIRANAIRSNGGLGIDLGDDGVTLNDPSDADGGPNLRQDFPVVDAAFPGPGGTVVQGRLASRPGSSFSVDFFANDQADPTGFGEGQQYLGSAVVMTGPDGSVAFDLELPAAVPPGRLITATATDAAGNTSEFSEARLVADAARADLAASLSPSPGTIRVGQELTLSAGVRNLGPARATGVTVSVPLPEGFDFVAATPTRGSASFADGVVTASIGELGAGQSASVNIRVVPRAVGVVAASASVASDLEDPDAGNDAATVNLDVQPPVPADLAISASTRPSPATVGEPFEYTAVVVNRGGNPRVDGVSVTIELPEGLAVRAIDPSQGTASQDGRVVTASIGSLDRDANATVRLTLVPESTDRLAVVATVRAGAPDPDATNNNVRTELDVTAQPPIDPADLGLVAFLSGESPVLDREFEYTVLVTNGGPSPRAGDVVLTTELPEGLELTGIAPSQGSAERDGRTVTVRLGELPSGANAVVRFRLTPRVADTLEISSAVRSDRPDPNALDNVVRLPVSVSQTPLVDLAVGLSASPPSPRVGEAVSYTISVVNGGPGDAGEVELLGELPEGAELVLPPSTSQGTVELVDGDLVGRLGSLGPGQVAIVSYVVRTAGTGVLTASATVSSDRADPNPANNRAMLTTPVASADPADLVVGLVTVPEPATVGEPLRYSVVASNSGPGVATGTVVRVPLPSGVELVGIKPSQGSAALGPDGVLTLDLGTLAPGGQALVELLVVPRALGPLEISATIEGAGPDFNPANNRAVSATAAVPAEVAPVVSGQQLVSSPRGISAIVLAFSRPLDPALAAFAGNYAIRQASGDGRPVGRPIGLRSVAYDPLARTVTLVPSRILPLGRYFLLQANAPGGPGLTGADGAVLDGDFDGLPDGIYEDLVGRGTPTRPRRLQRGPLSRELPPSAPPSPLPPAPIGTARPFAAALAARAARLAGRGEA, from the coding sequence ATGGGTCGGAATCGATCGGCGCGGAAGGCGGGCGCCCGGGGGGCGAGGCCCGGGGTGGAGCGGTGCGAGGACCGCCGGCTGATGGCCACCTTCGTCGTGGCGACGGCGGCCGACGGCGGCGACGACGCCGCGCCGACGGCCGGGTCGCTCCGCGAGGCGATCCTGCTGGCCAACGCCAGCCCGGGGGAGGACCGGATCGCCTTCGCCATCGGCAGCGGCCCGCAGACGATCGCCCCGCCGACCCCGCTGCCGGCGCTGACCGACCCGGTGGTGGTCGACGGCTCGACCCAGCCGGGGTTCGCCGGCTCCCCCCTGATCGAGCTGAACGGGGCGAACATCGCCGGGTTCGCCCAGGGGCTCCGGATCTCGACCGGCCAGAGCACGATCCGGTCCCTGGTCATCAACCGCTTCTCGGCCGACGGCCTGAGCCTGGCCGGCGACGGCAACCTCGTGGTCGGCAACTTCATCGGCACCGACCGCACCGGCATGGTCGACTTCGGCAACGGGGACGACGGGATCGAGATCCTCTCCCGGAACAACACGATCGGCGGCACCAGCCCGGGCGACGCCAACGTCATCTCCGGCAACGACGGCGACGGCATCTTCCTCGTCACCGGGTCGCAGCCGGCTAACAACGTCATCCAGGGCAACCGGATCGGCACCGACCCGGGCGGCACCCAGGCACTGGGCAACGGGGCGAACGGCCTCGCCCTGTTCGGGTCGCAGAACATCGTCGGGGGCACGGGGGCGGGACAGGCCAACGCGATCGCCTTCAACGGCCGGGCGGGGGTGGTGGTCGGCTCCTTCTTCTCGAACGAGCAGGGGAACGCGATCCGGGCCAACGCGATCCGCTCCAACGGGGGCCTGGGGATCGACCTGGGGGACGACGGGGTCACGCTCAACGACCCGTCGGACGCCGACGGCGGCCCGAACCTCCGGCAGGACTTCCCGGTGGTCGACGCCGCCTTCCCGGGCCCCGGGGGCACGGTGGTGCAGGGCCGCCTGGCCAGCCGGCCGGGGAGCAGCTTCTCGGTCGACTTCTTCGCCAACGACCAGGCCGACCCCACCGGCTTCGGCGAGGGGCAGCAATACCTCGGCTCGGCGGTGGTGATGACCGGCCCCGACGGCTCGGTCGCCTTCGATCTGGAGCTGCCCGCCGCCGTCCCCCCCGGCCGGCTGATCACCGCGACGGCCACCGACGCCGCCGGGAACACCTCGGAGTTCTCCGAGGCCCGGCTGGTGGCCGACGCGGCGAGGGCCGACCTGGCCGCCTCGCTCTCCCCCTCGCCCGGGACGATCCGGGTGGGCCAGGAGCTGACCCTCTCGGCCGGGGTCCGCAACCTCGGGCCTGCCCGGGCGACCGGCGTGACCGTCTCGGTCCCCCTGCCCGAGGGGTTCGACTTCGTGGCCGCGACGCCGACCCGGGGCTCGGCCTCCTTCGCCGACGGGGTGGTGACCGCCTCGATCGGCGAGCTGGGGGCCGGCCAGTCGGCCTCAGTGAACATCCGGGTCGTCCCCCGGGCCGTCGGGGTCGTGGCGGCCTCGGCCTCGGTCGCGTCCGACCTGGAGGATCCGGACGCCGGGAACGACGCGGCGACGGTCAACCTCGACGTCCAGCCCCCCGTGCCGGCCGACCTGGCGATCTCGGCCTCGACCCGGCCCTCCCCGGCGACCGTCGGCGAGCCGTTCGAGTACACCGCCGTGGTCGTCAACCGCGGGGGCAACCCCCGGGTCGACGGCGTCTCGGTGACGATCGAGCTGCCCGAGGGGCTGGCCGTCCGGGCGATCGACCCCAGCCAGGGGACCGCCAGCCAGGACGGCCGGGTCGTCACCGCCTCGATCGGCTCGCTCGACCGGGACGCCAACGCCACCGTCCGCCTGACCCTCGTCCCCGAGTCGACCGACCGCCTGGCCGTCGTCGCCACCGTCCGGGCCGGGGCCCCCGACCCGGACGCCACCAACAACAACGTCCGGACCGAGCTGGACGTCACCGCCCAGCCGCCGATCGACCCGGCCGACCTCGGCCTGGTGGCCTTCCTCTCCGGCGAGTCGCCGGTCCTGGACCGGGAGTTCGAGTACACGGTGCTCGTCACCAACGGCGGCCCGTCCCCCCGGGCCGGGGACGTCGTGCTGACGACCGAGCTGCCCGAGGGGCTGGAGCTGACCGGCATCGCCCCGAGCCAGGGGTCGGCCGAGCGGGACGGCCGGACCGTGACCGTCCGGCTGGGGGAGCTCCCCAGCGGGGCCAACGCCGTCGTCCGGTTCCGCCTGACGCCGAGGGTGGCCGACACGCTGGAGATCTCCTCGGCGGTCCGGTCCGACCGGCCCGACCCCAATGCCCTGGACAACGTCGTCCGGCTCCCGGTGTCGGTCAGCCAGACCCCGCTGGTCGACCTGGCCGTCGGGCTCTCGGCCTCGCCGCCGTCCCCCCGGGTCGGCGAGGCGGTCTCGTACACGATCAGCGTCGTCAACGGCGGCCCGGGAGACGCCGGGGAGGTCGAGCTGCTCGGCGAGCTGCCCGAGGGGGCCGAGCTGGTGCTCCCGCCCTCGACCAGCCAGGGGACGGTCGAGCTGGTCGACGGCGACCTGGTCGGCCGGCTGGGGTCGCTCGGGCCGGGCCAGGTGGCGATCGTCTCCTACGTCGTCCGGACGGCCGGGACCGGCGTGTTGACCGCCTCGGCGACGGTCTCCTCCGACCGGGCCGACCCCAACCCGGCGAACAACCGGGCGATGCTGACCACCCCGGTGGCCTCGGCCGACCCGGCGGATCTGGTCGTCGGGCTGGTCACGGTGCCCGAGCCGGCGACGGTCGGCGAGCCCCTGCGCTACTCCGTCGTGGCCTCCAACAGCGGGCCGGGGGTGGCCACCGGGACGGTCGTCCGGGTGCCGCTGCCCTCGGGGGTGGAGCTGGTCGGGATCAAGCCGAGCCAGGGCTCGGCCGCCCTCGGGCCCGACGGCGTCCTGACGCTGGACCTGGGGACGCTCGCCCCCGGGGGCCAGGCCCTGGTGGAGCTGCTCGTGGTGCCCCGGGCGCTCGGCCCGCTGGAGATCTCGGCCACGATCGAGGGGGCCGGGCCCGACTTCAACCCGGCCAACAACCGGGCCGTCTCGGCCACCGCCGCCGTCCCGGCCGAGGTGGCCCCGGTCGTCAGCGGCCAGCAACTGGTCAGCTCCCCCCGGGGGATCTCGGCGATCGTGCTGGCCTTCAGCCGGCCCCTGGACCCGGCCCTGGCCGCGTTCGCGGGCAACTACGCGATCCGGCAGGCCTCCGGCGACGGCCGGCCCGTCGGTCGGCCGATCGGGCTCCGGTCGGTTGCCTATGACCCGCTGGCCCGGACGGTGACCCTGGTCCCCTCCCGGATCCTGCCGCTGGGCCGCTACTTCCTGCTCCAGGCCAACGCCCCCGGCGGGCCCGGCCTGACCGGGGCCGACGGCGCCGTGCTCGACGGCGACTTCGACGGCCTGCCCGACGGCATTTACGAGGACCTCGTCGGCCGGGGCACTCCCACCCGCCCCCGACGGCTCCAGCGCGGCCCGCTCTCCCGGGAGCTGCCGCCCTCCGCGCCGCCGTCGCCGCTCCCCCCGGCCCCGATCGGCACCGCCCGCCCCTTCGCCGCCGCCCTCGCGGCCCGGGCGGCGAGGCTGGCGGGCCGGGGAGAGGCGTGA